From Caminibacter mediatlanticus TB-2, the proteins below share one genomic window:
- a CDS encoding ribonuclease HII codes for MDICGIDEAGRGPIAGPLVMAGVMFLMENGKWKMSNEYFEKLTDSKKLSPKKREELFEVIKENSIYHIVFIDNETIDKKGLSFAIKFGLNEIISKINAKEYLFDGNTNFGIKKIKPIIKGDLKIKEISAASILAKVSRDRYMIEIDKIYPEYNFKKHKGYITKEHINLIKKYGFSDIHRKSYKLKALEPTLF; via the coding sequence ATGGACATTTGCGGAATAGATGAAGCAGGAAGAGGGCCAATTGCAGGACCATTAGTAATGGCAGGAGTTATGTTTTTAATGGAAAATGGAAAATGGAAAATGAGTAATGAATATTTTGAAAAACTAACAGATTCGAAAAAATTAAGTCCAAAAAAAAGAGAAGAACTTTTTGAAGTTATTAAAGAAAACTCTATATATCACATTGTTTTTATTGATAATGAAACAATTGATAAAAAAGGATTATCTTTTGCAATTAAATTTGGATTAAATGAGATTATCTCAAAAATAAATGCAAAAGAATATCTATTTGATGGAAATACAAATTTTGGTATAAAAAAGATAAAACCTATAATAAAAGGTGATTTAAAAATAAAAGAAATTAGTGCAGCAAGTATTTTAGCAAAAGTTAGCAGAGATAGATATATGATTGAAATTGATAAAATTTATCCTGAGTATAATTTTAAAAAACACAAAGGATATATAACAAAAGAGCATATCAATCTTATAAAAAAATATGGTTTTTCAGATATACACAGAAAAAGTTATAAATTAAAGGCATTAGAACCTACTTTATTTTAA
- a CDS encoding glucosaminidase domain-containing protein: protein MKKKFISFLIALNLYGAFPSWYYNIKNTQKQKKAFVEIMLPLIERENQKIKKLREKIIQIFNDPYFLTNKKNLSFLATIAKKYKIKNLTNKEEYLKKIDIIPPSLALAQAALESGWGKSRFVKQANNIFGHWEYSNKGLKPKSKYEYIKIDYSIKIFPSLENSIAAYMLNLNRNPAYKNFRNLRYKYKKTNKLFTGIIAANTMINYSQLHEKYVTLLKQMIKKNHWEKYDKALSE from the coding sequence ATGAAAAAGAAATTTATTAGCTTTTTGATAGCTTTAAATTTATATGGAGCTTTTCCTTCATGGTATTACAATATAAAAAACACTCAAAAACAAAAAAAAGCCTTTGTTGAGATTATGCTTCCTCTAATAGAAAGAGAAAATCAAAAAATAAAAAAACTAAGAGAAAAAATAATTCAAATTTTTAATGACCCTTATTTTTTAACAAACAAAAAAAACCTATCATTTTTAGCAACTATTGCAAAAAAATATAAAATAAAAAACTTAACTAATAAAGAAGAGTATCTAAAAAAAATTGACATTATTCCACCATCCCTTGCATTAGCCCAAGCTGCTCTTGAGAGTGGATGGGGGAAAAGTAGATTTGTAAAACAAGCAAATAATATTTTTGGTCATTGGGAATATTCTAATAAAGGATTAAAACCAAAAAGTAAATATGAATATATAAAAATAGACTATTCAATTAAAATATTCCCTTCTCTTGAAAACTCTATCGCAGCATATATGCTAAATCTAAATAGAAATCCCGCATATAAAAATTTTAGAAATCTAAGATATAAATATAAAAAAACAAATAAACTATTTACAGGAATTATAGCTGCAAATACTATGATAAATTACTCTCAACTTCACGAAAAATATGTTACTTTATTGAAACAAATGATTAAAAAAAATCATTGGGAAAAATATGATAAAGCTTTGTCAGAGTAA
- a CDS encoding mechanosensitive ion channel family protein, giving the protein MEKYQGYIDIAISYGIKIVGAILIFIIGKWITKLLTNLFRKALQKSNTDETLIKFLGDLIYFALLVLVIIAALGTLGVNTTSFAAIIGAAGLAVGLALQANFSNFGAGIVILFLRPFKVGDFVEAGGATGVVESIGIFNTTIKTGDNRVIIVPNSNIIGGNIVNYSKEPIRRIDLVIGVGYEDDLKLVKHTLEEILKSDERILKDPAPSVALAELADSSVNFNVRPWVKSGDYWAVRSDLLEKIKVIFDEKGINIPYPQMDVHIDQKAA; this is encoded by the coding sequence ATGGAAAAATATCAAGGATATATTGATATTGCAATTTCTTATGGAATTAAGATAGTTGGAGCAATATTAATATTTATTATTGGAAAATGGATAACAAAACTTCTAACAAATCTATTTAGAAAAGCTCTTCAAAAATCAAATACTGATGAAACATTAATTAAATTTCTTGGAGATTTAATCTACTTTGCTTTATTAGTATTAGTAATTATTGCAGCTCTTGGAACACTTGGTGTTAATACAACTTCATTTGCAGCAATAATAGGTGCTGCTGGTTTAGCGGTTGGTTTAGCTCTACAAGCTAATTTCTCAAATTTTGGTGCAGGCATTGTAATTTTATTTTTAAGACCTTTTAAAGTTGGTGATTTTGTTGAAGCAGGTGGTGCTACTGGTGTTGTTGAATCAATTGGAATTTTTAATACAACTATTAAAACAGGTGATAATAGAGTTATTATTGTTCCAAACTCAAATATAATTGGTGGAAATATTGTAAACTATTCAAAAGAGCCAATTAGAAGAATTGATTTAGTAATTGGAGTTGGATATGAAGATGATTTAAAACTTGTTAAACATACTCTTGAAGAAATTTTAAAAAGCGATGAAAGAATATTAAAAGACCCTGCTCCAAGTGTAGCTTTAGCAGAACTTGCAGATAGCAGTGTTAATTTTAATGTAAGACCTTGGGTAAAAAGTGGTGATTACTGGGCAGTTAGAAGTGACTTACTTGAAAAAATTAAAGTAATTTTTGATGAAAAAGGAATCAATATTCCATATCCTCAAATGGATGTACATATTGACCAAAAAGCAGCTTAA
- a CDS encoding D-2-hydroxyacid dehydrogenase: protein MKIVFLDALTLGNVDFEKFKNLGEVEIYQITNKDELIDRVKNADIIVTNKVVIDKNVIDNAKNLKFIQIAATGMNNVDLEYANKKGIIVKNVAGYSTNAVVQHTFALVLSLLNKICYFDKYAREKYPYSPIFTHIQNWFEIKGKRWGIIGLGSIGREVAKVASSFGAEVIYYSTSGKNNSNEYKRVDLDELLKTSKIITIHAPLNENTKNLLNYEKLNLIEDFSILVNVGRGGIINEKDLANILEKKDIFIGLDVFENEPINKDNPLLKFNEKTLLTPHVAWTSIEARNKLMQGIYMNIEEFIKSSN, encoded by the coding sequence ATGAAAATTGTTTTTTTAGATGCTTTAACTCTTGGGAATGTAGATTTTGAGAAATTTAAGAATTTAGGAGAAGTTGAAATTTATCAAATTACCAATAAAGATGAGCTAATTGATAGAGTTAAAAATGCAGATATTATCGTAACTAATAAAGTTGTTATTGATAAAAATGTAATAGATAATGCAAAAAATCTTAAATTTATTCAAATTGCTGCAACGGGTATGAATAATGTAGATTTAGAATATGCAAATAAAAAAGGGATAATTGTTAAAAATGTTGCAGGATATTCTACTAATGCTGTGGTTCAACATACATTTGCTTTGGTATTATCTTTATTAAATAAGATTTGTTATTTTGATAAATATGCAAGAGAAAAATATCCTTATTCACCTATTTTTACGCATATTCAAAATTGGTTTGAGATTAAAGGAAAAAGATGGGGAATTATTGGTCTTGGTAGTATAGGAAGAGAAGTTGCAAAAGTAGCAAGTAGTTTTGGGGCTGAAGTTATTTATTATTCAACAAGTGGAAAAAATAATTCAAATGAATATAAGAGGGTAGATTTAGATGAGTTATTGAAAACAAGTAAAATTATTACTATTCATGCACCTTTAAATGAAAATACAAAAAATCTTTTAAATTATGAAAAATTAAATTTAATTGAAGATTTTTCTATTTTAGTAAATGTTGGAAGAGGGGGAATTATTAATGAAAAAGATTTAGCAAATATTTTAGAAAAAAAAGATATTTTTATAGGGCTTGATGTTTTTGAAAATGAACCAATAAATAAAGATAATCCACTTTTAAAATTTAACGAAAAAACACTTTTAACTCCACATGTAGCTTGGACAAGTATTGAAGCAAGAAATAAATTAATGCAAGGAATTTATATGAATATTGAAGAATTTATAAAAAGCAGCAATTAA